A portion of the Carcharodon carcharias isolate sCarCar2 chromosome 18, sCarCar2.pri, whole genome shotgun sequence genome contains these proteins:
- the zgc:113337 gene encoding OX-2 membrane glycoprotein isoform X2, whose product MKLFTLVLLAAVADGKLLNVETQENMTAVLGGNVTFSCTSHLEDILQVTWQKLNGQSEDNIATFSEIFGPNILGSFSGRADFMPSKMQVSTIVLFGVKLEDEGCYQCIFHTFINGQNIGKTCLTVDVKDINAKTQENMTAVLGGNVTFSCTSHLEDILQVTWQKLNGQSEDNIATFSGKLEANFSGSFIGRATSISSKVQVSTIVLSGVKLEDEGCYQCVFYTFRNSKDIGKTCLTVQAHTKSQLHVWIILVLVIILIAIFIFSFYWYKKGRHQQRKV is encoded by the exons GAAAACTTCTGAATGTGGAGACGCAGGAGAATATGACAGCAGTATTAGGTGGAAATGTTACCTTCAGCTGTACTTCACATTTAGAAGATATTCTACAGGTCACGTGGCAAAAGTTAAATGGTCAATCTGAGGACAATATCGCTACATTTAGTGAAATATTTGGGCCCAATATACTTGGGTCATTTAGTGGTAGAGCTGATTTCATGCCATCAAAGATGCAAGTGTCCACTATTGTACTGTTTGGAGTGAAGCTTGAAGATGAAGGATGTTATCAGTGTATCTTCCATACATTTATAAATGGCCAAAACATTGGGAAGACCTGCCTCACTGTAGATG TAAAGGATATAAATGCGAAGACGCAGGAGAATATGACAGCAGTTTTAGGTGGAAATGTTACCTTCAGCTGTACTTCACATTTAGAAGATATTCTACAGGTCACGTGGCAAAAGTTGAATGGTCAATCTGAGGACAATATTGCGACATTCAGTGGAAAACTTGAAGCGAATTTTTCTGGGTCATTTATTGGTCGAGCTACTTCCATATCATCAAAGGTGCAAGTGTCCACTATTGTACTGTCTGGAGTGAAGCTTGAAGATGAAGGATGTTATCAGTGTGTCTTTTATACATTCAGAAATAGCAAAGACATTGGGAAGACCTGCCTCACAGTACAGG CACACACAAAATCGCAGCTCCATGTCTGGATTATTTTAGTACTGGTAATAATTCTGATAGCTATATTTATATTCAGCTTCTACTGGTACAAAAAGGGGAGACACCAACAAAGAAAG GTATAA
- the zgc:113337 gene encoding OX-2 membrane glycoprotein isoform X1 has translation MKLFTLVLLAAVADGKLLNVETQENMTAVLGGNVTFSCTSHLEDILQVTWQKLNGQSEDNIATFSEIFGPNILGSFSGRADFMPSKMQVSTIVLFGVKLEDEGCYQCIFHTFINGQNIGKTCLTVDVKDINAKTQENMTAVLGGNVTFSCTSHLEDILQVTWQKLNGQSEDNIATFSGKLEANFSGSFIGRATSISSKVQVSTIVLSGVKLEDEGCYQCVFYTFRNSKDIGKTCLTVQAHTKSQLHVWIILVLVIILIAIFIFSFYWYKKGRHQQRKG, from the exons GAAAACTTCTGAATGTGGAGACGCAGGAGAATATGACAGCAGTATTAGGTGGAAATGTTACCTTCAGCTGTACTTCACATTTAGAAGATATTCTACAGGTCACGTGGCAAAAGTTAAATGGTCAATCTGAGGACAATATCGCTACATTTAGTGAAATATTTGGGCCCAATATACTTGGGTCATTTAGTGGTAGAGCTGATTTCATGCCATCAAAGATGCAAGTGTCCACTATTGTACTGTTTGGAGTGAAGCTTGAAGATGAAGGATGTTATCAGTGTATCTTCCATACATTTATAAATGGCCAAAACATTGGGAAGACCTGCCTCACTGTAGATG TAAAGGATATAAATGCGAAGACGCAGGAGAATATGACAGCAGTTTTAGGTGGAAATGTTACCTTCAGCTGTACTTCACATTTAGAAGATATTCTACAGGTCACGTGGCAAAAGTTGAATGGTCAATCTGAGGACAATATTGCGACATTCAGTGGAAAACTTGAAGCGAATTTTTCTGGGTCATTTATTGGTCGAGCTACTTCCATATCATCAAAGGTGCAAGTGTCCACTATTGTACTGTCTGGAGTGAAGCTTGAAGATGAAGGATGTTATCAGTGTGTCTTTTATACATTCAGAAATAGCAAAGACATTGGGAAGACCTGCCTCACAGTACAGG CACACACAAAATCGCAGCTCCATGTCTGGATTATTTTAGTACTGGTAATAATTCTGATAGCTATATTTATATTCAGCTTCTACTGGTACAAAAAGGGGAGACACCAACAAAGAAAG